The following coding sequences lie in one Candidatus Nitrospira allomarina genomic window:
- a CDS encoding glycosyltransferase, whose translation MPPQKPKVLFLAYYFPPLNAGACVRTWNIAKYLSRLGWDVTVVTPDPHLWRLGDTSEIEKIKVELNKEGIKCKHTGHDWRFLSPGCLKFGNTGIKWFLGGVGRRIASKWRIEREIGWIKEAKRTCSTLGKEDVDIILASGSPFCSFGLAKWLSDKLNRPYVLDYRDPWTGNPHATYPKPQKTINEEKELLQSSAAVTIVSPSWAMDLTRRYGLKEKIHVISNGFDPDEMSQVQPTQFPHFAIVYTGDFYPPKRVITPFMEALKHLKELRGKEKGKWCLYYYGQMGEHVREEAERFGMIDEVKLQGKVHRNVALSAVAGADISIVITSIPDDVTIADKGMITCKVFESLGLRTPILLICPLGSDVAILEQCKGVRAFQKNNIVGMASYLNQRIESQGERIEGEDSYSWVNLSKQLNDILLKNL comes from the coding sequence AAGTTTTGTTTCTTGCGTATTATTTTCCCCCGCTCAATGCCGGTGCATGTGTCCGAACCTGGAATATTGCCAAGTATCTTTCCAGGTTAGGTTGGGATGTCACCGTGGTAACACCCGATCCTCATCTGTGGCGATTAGGGGACACGAGTGAAATTGAGAAGATAAAGGTTGAACTAAATAAGGAAGGAATTAAGTGTAAACATACCGGGCATGACTGGCGGTTTCTTTCACCTGGGTGCCTAAAATTCGGGAATACCGGAATCAAATGGTTTTTGGGAGGGGTAGGTCGACGGATCGCAAGCAAGTGGAGGATTGAAAGGGAAATCGGCTGGATCAAAGAAGCCAAGCGGACATGCTCAACCTTAGGTAAAGAGGATGTAGACATCATTCTTGCGAGTGGTTCACCGTTTTGTTCATTTGGATTGGCGAAATGGCTATCAGATAAACTGAACCGACCCTATGTGCTTGATTACCGTGATCCTTGGACCGGCAATCCTCACGCAACGTATCCGAAACCTCAGAAAACCATTAATGAAGAGAAAGAGCTGCTCCAAAGTAGCGCTGCTGTGACCATCGTTTCTCCCTCCTGGGCAATGGATTTAACCCGACGATATGGTCTGAAGGAAAAAATTCACGTCATTTCGAATGGCTTTGATCCGGATGAAATGAGTCAAGTACAGCCTACTCAGTTTCCACATTTCGCGATAGTGTATACTGGGGATTTCTATCCGCCCAAACGGGTGATTACGCCGTTCATGGAAGCTCTAAAGCATTTGAAGGAATTAAGAGGTAAAGAAAAAGGAAAGTGGTGTCTGTATTATTATGGTCAGATGGGAGAGCATGTCAGAGAAGAAGCCGAGCGATTCGGGATGATTGATGAGGTGAAGCTTCAGGGGAAGGTCCACCGCAATGTTGCGCTATCCGCTGTTGCTGGTGCCGACATATCTATTGTAATTACCTCCATCCCTGACGACGTCACGATTGCCGATAAAGGAATGATTACATGCAAAGTCTTTGAATCCTTAGGGTTGAGGACTCCGATTCTGCTGATTTGTCCATTGGGAAGTGATGTCGCCATATTAGAACAGTGTAAAGGGGTACGCGCGTTCCAAAAAAATAATATCGTTGGTATGGCTTCCTATCTCAATCAAAGAATAGAAAGTCAAGGAGAGAGAATTGAAGGAGAAGATTCCTATTCATGGGTCAATTTAAGTAAGCAGTTGAATGACATTCTTCTCAAAAATCTTTAG